In Bartonella bovis 91-4, the following proteins share a genomic window:
- a CDS encoding sulfate transporter family protein has product MIFTATYLALKRLFTPQYCVMMLKILGLTCTVFISIWLFAHKLFMPYFWLWITHFFSTLTDWIGLLKVSTLIILNFGLVFLIPFLIAPTTAIIGSFFIDTAAEIIEKEDYPNEPIGQTMPFTLSLILSLKFAVISLLGNAIAFILFFIPGINLIAFYVINGYILGREYFLFSAYRFQSLQEAHNFLRAHHMRVFCAGLVIAFFVSIPIINLATPLFAAAFMTYLYKMLPHNPSTLITLK; this is encoded by the coding sequence ATGATTTTTACCGCTACCTACCTGGCTCTAAAACGCCTTTTTACCCCACAATATTGCGTCATGATGTTGAAAATTTTGGGGCTTACTTGTACTGTTTTTATCTCTATATGGTTATTTGCACACAAGCTTTTTATGCCTTATTTTTGGCTTTGGATTACACATTTTTTTTCCACACTAACAGACTGGATAGGATTATTAAAAGTTAGCACATTAATTATTCTTAACTTTGGTTTAGTTTTCCTGATACCTTTTTTAATTGCTCCGACTACAGCTATAATTGGCAGTTTTTTTATTGATACTGCCGCTGAAATTATTGAAAAAGAAGATTATCCCAATGAACCTATTGGGCAAACTATGCCGTTTACTCTTTCGCTTATTCTCTCTTTAAAATTTGCTGTTATAAGCCTTTTAGGTAACGCAATTGCCTTTATTTTATTTTTCATACCAGGCATTAATTTGATTGCCTTTTATGTTATTAATGGCTATATATTGGGCCGTGAATATTTCTTGTTCTCTGCTTACCGTTTTCAATCTCTGCAAGAAGCCCATAATTTTTTACGCGCTCACCATATGAGAGTGTTTTGCGCCGGCTTAGTGATTGCATTTTTTGTTTCTATTCCTATTATTAATTTAGCAACACCACTTTTTGCAGCTGCCTTTATGACATATTTATACAAAATGCTCCCCCACAACCCCTCTACACTTATTACATTAAAATAA
- the coaBC gene encoding bifunctional phosphopantothenoylcysteine decarboxylase/phosphopantothenate--cysteine ligase CoaBC translates to MASITIRNLSPEAKAMLRTRAAQNGVSMEEEARRLLSNPTALSMPLLQASAVKTQSLQSKSILLIIGGGIAAYKVLDLIRRLQERGAHLNIIMTKAAQKFVTPLAAEALNGRAVYSDLFSREKDHDISHIRLARNADLIILAPATADRIAKMAVGIADDLAGCVLLAACCPLLIAPAMNPAMWSHPATVRNVAQLHADGVHIVGPESGKMAEQDEIGYGRMSDPLTIVASVETLLRVQEKPLSGRHFIVTSGPTYEPIDPIRYLANRSSGKQGHAIATVLAHLGASVTLICGPVNLPDPQNIKTIHVQTACQMLEAVQAALPADGAIFVAAVCDWRSQTQSLQKIKKENNKIPPSLHMVENPDILATIGHASNRPSLVIGFAAETHDIIANAQKKCVQKGADFILANDVSLHTDGTSIMGGDTNRICLVSRKTVEQWPCMSKQKVAEKLAKTIVSFFHSLSH, encoded by the coding sequence ATGGCCAGTATCACTATCCGTAATCTTTCACCTGAAGCCAAAGCAATGTTGCGCACACGAGCAGCACAAAATGGTGTTTCTATGGAAGAAGAAGCTCGTCGTTTGTTAAGCAATCCCACAGCACTATCCATGCCACTATTACAAGCAAGTGCTGTTAAAACGCAATCATTGCAATCAAAATCTATACTTCTCATTATCGGTGGTGGAATTGCTGCCTATAAAGTACTTGATTTGATTCGTCGTTTACAAGAACGTGGAGCACATTTGAACATTATTATGACGAAAGCAGCTCAAAAATTTGTTACCCCTTTAGCAGCTGAAGCTCTGAATGGTCGTGCTGTATATAGCGATTTATTTTCACGCGAAAAAGATCATGATATTAGCCATATTCGGCTAGCACGTAATGCTGATTTAATTATTTTAGCACCAGCTACTGCTGATCGTATTGCAAAAATGGCCGTCGGTATAGCAGATGATTTAGCTGGCTGTGTGCTTTTAGCAGCGTGCTGTCCACTTTTGATTGCACCAGCTATGAATCCAGCTATGTGGTCTCATCCTGCAACTGTACGTAATGTCGCACAATTGCATGCCGATGGGGTTCATATAGTAGGGCCAGAAAGTGGTAAAATGGCTGAACAAGATGAAATAGGCTATGGGCGTATGAGTGATCCATTAACCATCGTAGCTTCAGTAGAAACTCTTTTGAGGGTGCAAGAAAAGCCGCTTTCCGGCCGTCATTTCATTGTTACTTCTGGCCCCACGTACGAACCAATCGATCCAATACGTTATCTTGCTAACCGCTCCTCAGGCAAACAAGGCCATGCAATTGCAACAGTTTTAGCCCACTTGGGGGCTTCAGTAACACTTATTTGTGGGCCCGTTAATCTTCCTGATCCGCAAAACATAAAAACCATTCACGTACAAACAGCCTGTCAGATGTTAGAAGCTGTACAGGCTGCATTGCCCGCTGATGGTGCTATTTTTGTTGCTGCTGTTTGTGATTGGCGTAGTCAAACGCAATCTTTACAAAAGATCAAAAAGGAGAATAACAAAATCCCACCATCTTTGCATATGGTTGAAAATCCTGATATTTTAGCAACTATCGGTCACGCTTCAAACCGTCCCTCTCTTGTTATTGGTTTTGCTGCTGAAACACATGATATCATTGCAAATGCACAAAAAAAATGTGTTCAAAAAGGAGCAGATTTCATTCTTGCCAATGACGTTTCTCTCCACACTGATGGAACAAGCATAATGGGTGGAGATACAAACAGAATTTGTCTGGTCAGTAGAAAAACTGTTGAACAATGGCCATGTATGAGTAAACAGAAAGTAGCTGAAAAATTAGCAAAGACTATTGTGTCATTTTTTCATTCTCTCTCTCACTAA
- the ubiB gene encoding 2-polyprenylphenol 6-hydroxylase, whose product MVQISSYFQLIRAGWILAREGVLSALPRESLDGPLATCHHIARILARRKTKKQHRSENMSHAINKLGPSYIKLGQFLATRPDIVGHDIATDLAQLQDRVQTFPCTAAIAQIESSLGRPMNDLFINFCPPIAAASVAQVHPAEYYDEAGHKKKCAVKVIRPNIRTRFAKDLKSFYLIARLQERYIPASRRLRPVRVVETLAQTTRIEMDLRLEAAALSEMAENIQNDIGFRVPLVDWERTGRDVLTMEWIDGIKMSNIPALKEANFDLKNLATTLIQSFLRHTLRDGFFHADMHPGNLFVDQQGCIVAVDLGITGRLSKKEKYFLAEILYGFITRDYYRVARAHFEAGYVPSHHSIESFAQANRAIGEPIHGQSAQSISMAKLLTLLFEVTELFDMKARPELLLLQKTMIVVEGVARTLDPDFNMWKASEPVVKEWIGKNLGPMGFIQDFNEGAQALFSLARQTPKLVKNLQSIEENLSQMTKTGLYLSPPTFKHFVFEQNRTHRYSRYNLFITTTCLIILIFFLFHFF is encoded by the coding sequence ATGGTACAAATTTCTTCTTATTTTCAACTCATACGTGCAGGATGGATTTTAGCACGTGAAGGCGTCCTTAGTGCTCTTCCCAGAGAAAGTCTTGATGGTCCTTTGGCGACGTGTCATCATATAGCAAGAATCTTAGCGCGACGTAAAACGAAAAAGCAGCACCGATCTGAAAATATGTCGCACGCCATTAATAAACTTGGCCCTTCTTACATTAAGCTTGGTCAATTTCTCGCCACCCGACCTGATATTGTGGGGCATGATATTGCTACAGATCTGGCACAGCTACAAGATCGTGTTCAAACATTTCCTTGCACTGCAGCCATTGCCCAAATTGAAAGTTCGCTAGGTCGTCCTATGAATGATTTATTCATAAACTTTTGTCCGCCTATTGCTGCTGCTTCCGTTGCCCAAGTTCATCCAGCTGAATATTATGATGAAGCAGGTCATAAAAAAAAATGCGCTGTTAAAGTTATCCGCCCTAATATTAGAACTCGTTTTGCCAAAGATCTTAAAAGTTTCTATCTTATTGCCCGTTTACAAGAGCGTTATATTCCTGCTTCTCGCCGTTTACGCCCTGTTCGCGTTGTTGAAACTTTGGCACAAACTACCCGTATTGAAATGGACTTACGCTTAGAAGCAGCTGCCCTATCAGAAATGGCTGAAAATATTCAAAATGACATAGGTTTTCGGGTGCCACTGGTTGATTGGGAAAGAACAGGACGCGATGTTTTAACGATGGAATGGATTGATGGCATAAAAATGTCTAATATTCCAGCACTCAAAGAAGCAAACTTTGATTTGAAAAATCTAGCAACCACGCTTATTCAATCTTTCCTTCGCCATACATTACGGGATGGTTTTTTTCATGCTGATATGCATCCTGGTAATTTATTTGTAGATCAGCAAGGGTGTATTGTTGCAGTGGATTTAGGAATTACAGGGCGACTTAGTAAAAAAGAAAAATATTTCCTTGCTGAAATTCTTTACGGTTTTATTACTCGTGATTACTATCGAGTGGCACGCGCCCATTTTGAAGCAGGATATGTACCGTCTCATCATAGTATTGAAAGTTTTGCTCAAGCCAACCGAGCTATTGGTGAACCCATTCACGGACAATCAGCACAAAGCATTTCCATGGCCAAATTACTCACACTTTTGTTTGAAGTTACTGAATTATTTGACATGAAAGCTCGACCTGAACTTTTGTTGCTGCAAAAAACTATGATTGTTGTAGAAGGTGTAGCCCGCACATTGGACCCAGATTTTAATATGTGGAAAGCCTCTGAACCAGTTGTTAAAGAGTGGATTGGAAAAAATTTAGGGCCTATGGGATTTATCCAAGATTTTAATGAAGGAGCACAAGCACTGTTTTCGCTAGCACGTCAAACACCAAAATTAGTGAAAAACCTTCAAAGTATAGAAGAAAATCTCAGCCAAATGACAAAAACAGGGCTGTATCTTTCTCCCCCCACTTTCAAACACTTTGTTTTCGAACAAAATCGTACTCACCGTTATAGTCGTTATAATTTATTTATCACAACCACTTGTCTCATTATCCTAATCTTTTTTCTTTTTCATTTTTTCTAA